The Candidatus Krumholzibacteriota bacterium nucleotide sequence TGGATTTTCCTACTCCACCGTACTGGTGACCTCTTCCTGGGAAAGCCATCTGTCAAGCACACTTCGAAGAAAACGCCACTCGCTTCCTACCTTCTTGGCCGGGATCTTCTTTTCTTTCGCCAGGCGGCATACCGTCTTGACATGCATCTTCAGGTACTCTGCCGCCTCGACCGAAGTCATAACTTCACTGATGTCGTCATGCCCACCGATGATGATACTGCCGTAATCGTGCTGCTGTTGTTTCACCATGACA carries:
- a CDS encoding helix-turn-helix domain-containing protein translates to MVKQQQHDYGSIIIGGHDDISEVMTSVEAAEYLKMHVKTVCRLAKEKKIPAKKVGSEWRFLRSVLDRWLSQEEVTSTVE